One window of the Rosa rugosa chromosome 3, drRosRugo1.1, whole genome shotgun sequence genome contains the following:
- the LOC133739179 gene encoding UDP-sulfoquinovose synthase, chloroplastic, with product MAHLLSTSYSVKFSSGCKPSTKPLIQDSVVFPKSVTFQTSKTPFTRLLLQAQRSRRNCTVCATTLSASREASNEPSQVVHQSSSEPSKSKRVMVIGGDGYCGWATALHLSKKGYAVAIVDSLVRRLFDQQLGIDSLTPISSIHDRLRCWKALTGKSIELYIGDICDFEFLTDAFKSFEPEAVVHFGEQRSAPYSMIDRSRAVYTQNNNVIGTLNVLFAIKEFGEQCHLVKLGTMGEYGTPNIDIEEGYITITHNGRTDTLPYPKQASSFYHLSKVHDSNNIAFTCKAWGIRATDLNQGVVYGVITDETEMHEELINRLDYDGVFGTALNRFCVQAAVGHPLTVYGKGGQTRGYLDIRDTVQCVEIAIANPAQAGEFRVFNQFTEQFSVNELAALVTKAGEKLGLDVQTTSVPNPRVEAEEHYYNAKHTKLIELGLKPHILSDSLLDSLLNFAIKYEDRVDKKQIMPSVSWRKIGAKPKTVAA from the exons ATGGCGCATTTGCTTTCAACTTCGTATTCTGTAAAATTCTCCTCTGGCTGTAAACCTTCCACAAAACCATTGATCCAAGACTCGGTTGTATTTCCCAAGTCTGTTACTTTTCAGACATCCAAAACCCCATTTACAAGGCTCCTCTTGCAAGCGCAGAGGTCACGAAGAAACTGCACAGTGTGTGCTACCACGCTCTCTGCAAGTCGGGAAGCCTCAAATGAACCCAGTCAGGTGGTGCATCAGAGTTCTAGTGAACCATCCAAATCAAAGAGGGTCATGGTCATTGGTGGAGATGGCTACTGTGGTTGGGCCACAGCCCTTCACCTGTCCAAGAAAGGTTATGCGGTTGCCATTGTTGACAGCCTTGTCCGTCGTCTATTTGACCAACAGCTTGGTATCGATTCCTTGACTCCAATCTCCTCCATCCATGATCGTCTCCGTTGTTGGAAAGCTCTCACTGGAAAATCTATTGAACTCTACATTGGTGATATCTGTGACTTTGAGTTCTTAACAGACGCCTTCAAGTCGTTTGAGCCTGAGGCTGTCGTTCATTTTGGGGAACAGCGGTCAGCTCCTTATTCCATGATTGATCGGTCAAGAGCAGTATATACTCAGAATAACAACGTGATTGGAACCCTTAATGTGCTATTTGCTATAAAAGAGTTTGGAGAGCAGTGTCATCTAGTCAAGCTTGGGACTATGGGAGAATACGGAACTCCAAATATTGATATCGAGGAGGGTTACATAACAATTACTCATAATGGAAGGACAGATACTTTGCCCTACCCCAAGCAAGCAAGCTCTTTCTACCATTTGAGTAAGGTTCATGATTCAAACAACATAGCCTTTACTTGCAAAGCTTGGGGGATTAGAGCCACTGACCTCAATCAAGGAGTAGTATATGGTGTGATAACAGATGAAACTGAGATGCATGAAGAGCTAATTAACCGGTTGGACTATGATGGAGTGTTTGGAACTGCATTAAATAGGTTCTGCGTTCAGGCTGCTGTTGGCCATCCGCTTACCGTGTATGGCAAAGGTGGCCAG ACCAGGGGATATCTTGACATACGAGATACAGTCCAATGTGTTGAGATTGCCATTGCAAACCCAGCACAGGCTGGTGAGTTTCGGGTCTTCAATCAATTTACTGAGCAGTTTTCTGTCAATGAACTTGCTGCGCTTGTTACAAAAGCTGGAGAGAAGCTTGGACTTGATGTGCAGACTACATCAGTGCCAAACCCAAGAGTTGAAGCGGAGGAGCACTACTACAATGCCAAGCACACCAAACTTATTGAGTTGGGACTTAAACCTCACATTCTTTCCGACTCTCTTTTGGATTCTTTGCTCAATTTTGCCATTAAATATGAGGATCGTGTAGACAAAAAGCAGATCATGCCCAGTGTTTCTTGGAGGAAAATTGGGGCCAAGCCGAAAACTGTTGCCGCATAG
- the LOC133740085 gene encoding acyl-lipid (9-3)-desaturase-like yields MAELNNKKYISSQDLANHNKPGDLWISIQGKVYNVSDWAQSHPGGELPLLNLAGQDVTDAFVAYHPGSAWQHLDRFFNGYYLQHYSVSEVSKDYRKLVNEFSKMGLFENRGLGVYFQLFSVAMLFSLSVYGVLCSDKAWVHLVSGGLMGLGWIQSGWLGHDSGHYQIISNKKVNRFAQILTGNCLAGISIAWWKRNHNAHHIACNSLEFDPDLQHMPFFAVSSKLFQSLRSCYYDRKMNFDKFTRFLVSYQHWTFYPVMCFARINLFAQSFMLLGSKRLRVPNRGQEILGLLVFWIWFPLLVSCLPNWGERVLFVVASFSITGIQHVQFCLNHFSSSVYVGTPVGNDWCEKQTNGSLDIVCPSWMDWFHGGLQFQIEHHLFPRLPRRYLRKIAPLVKELCKKHNLPYTSVSFTKANTLTVGTLRAAALQARDLTSPVPKNLVWEAVHTYG; encoded by the coding sequence ATGGCAGAGCTCAACAACAAGAAGTATATTTCCTCTCAAGACCTAGCAAATCACAACAAGCCAGGAGATCTATGGATCTCAATACAGGGAAAAGTCTACAACGTCTCCGACTGGGCCCAATCCCACCCCGGCGGCGAGCTCCCATTGCTCAACCTCGCCGGCCAAGACGTCACCGACGCCTTCGTCGCCTACCACCCCGGCTCGGCGTGGCAACATCTTGACCGGTTCTTCAATGGCTACTATCTCCAACACTACTCAGTCTCCGAGGTGTCCAAGGATTACAGGAAACTCGTCAACGAGTTTTCGAAGATGGGTTTGTTCGAAAACAGGGGACTTGGTGTGTATTTCCAGCTGTTTTCTGTGGCAATGTTGTTCAGTTTGAGTGTCTATGGTGTTTTGTGTTCTGATAAGGCATGGGTTCATTTGGTCTCGGGTGGGTTAATGGGCTTGGGTTGGATTCAGAGTGGGTGGCTTGGTCATGATTCCGGGCATTACCAGATCATCAGCAACAAAAAGGTGAACAGATTCGCTCAGATCCTCACCGGAAACTGCCTTGCTGGCATCAGCATTGCTTGGTGGAAGAGGAACCACAATGCCCACCACATTGCTTGTAACAGCCTCGAATTCGATCCAGATCTTCAGCACATGCCTTTCTTTGCGGTATCTTCGAAACTGTTCCAGTCCCTTAGGTCTTGTTATTATGATAGGAAGATGAATTTCGATAAGTTTACTAGGTTCTTGGTTAGCTATCAGCACTGGACGTTTTACCCTGTGATGTGTTTTGCTAGGATTAATCTTTTTGCTCAGTCATTCATGTTGTTAGGGTCTAAGAGGTTGAGGGTGCCCAATAGGGGCCAGGAGATTTTGGGGCTTCTTgtgttttggatttggtttcCTCTGCTAGTTTCGTGCTTGCCCAATTGGGGTGAGAGAGTCTTGTTTGTTGTTGCTAGCTTTTCGATCACTGGGATTCAGCATGTTCAGTTCTGCTTGAACCATTTCTCTTCAAGTGTATATGTTGGTACACCTGTTGGGAATGACTGGTGTGAGAAGCAGACTAATGGGTCACTTGATATAGTGTGCCCATCTTGGATGGATTGGTTTCATGGTGGTTTGCAGTTTCAAATCGAGCATCATTTGTTTCCGAGGTTGCCTAGAAGGTATCTGAGGAAAATTGCTCCTCTTGTTAAGGAGCTTTGCAAGAAGCACAATCTACCTTACACAAGCGTGTCATTCACAAAGGCCAACACATTGACAGTTGGGACTCTGCGTGCTGCAGCCTTGCAGGCTCGTGATCTTACCAGCCCTGTTCCAAAGAATTTAGTTTGGGAAGCTGTACACACATATGGATAA